The following coding sequences are from one Campylobacter sp. RM16187 window:
- a CDS encoding NAD(P)-binding domain-containing protein, which produces MRCVYDIVVIGGGPCGIATVVEAKANGFKNVLLLEKGDNHSQTIRKFYKDNKRVDKSYKGQDSTIHGVVGFDDGTKESTLDYFDELLDNNEIDTAFNSEVESVKKEESGIFHITTSTAGYGAKNVVISIGKMGRPNKPSYKIPPSLNSVVNFNLDSCSSNEKIIVVGGGNSAAEYAVDLSERNDVTLNYRKDKFTRLNDINEAAVMALFNANKLNLKLGVDIEGLENESGKVKVIFTDGTSEIFDRIIYAIGGSTPVDFLQKCGVKLDADKDPIVDDDYESSVKGLYIGGDIVLKNGGSIVLALNHAHKVIQSIKDKGNI; this is translated from the coding sequence ATGAGATGCGTATATGATATAGTGGTAATAGGCGGAGGTCCATGCGGAATCGCTACCGTGGTAGAGGCTAAAGCAAATGGATTTAAAAACGTTTTATTGCTGGAAAAGGGTGATAATCATAGTCAAACGATAAGGAAGTTTTATAAAGACAATAAGCGTGTAGATAAAAGCTATAAAGGTCAAGATAGCACTATTCATGGAGTGGTTGGTTTTGACGACGGCACAAAAGAGAGCACGCTTGACTATTTTGATGAGCTGCTTGACAATAACGAGATTGATACCGCATTTAACTCGGAAGTTGAAAGTGTAAAAAAAGAGGAGAGCGGAATATTTCATATAACTACATCAACAGCAGGATACGGAGCTAAAAATGTAGTAATTTCAATAGGTAAGATGGGGCGTCCTAATAAACCTAGCTACAAAATTCCGCCATCTTTAAATTCTGTTGTAAATTTTAACCTTGATTCTTGCTCTAGCAATGAAAAAATAATTGTAGTGGGCGGAGGAAACTCTGCTGCAGAATATGCGGTAGATCTTAGCGAAAGAAACGATGTAACTCTAAATTATAGAAAAGATAAATTTACCAGATTAAACGATATAAATGAGGCTGCTGTTATGGCACTTTTTAATGCCAATAAGTTAAATTTAAAGCTTGGCGTAGATATTGAAGGGCTTGAAAATGAGTCTGGAAAGGTAAAAGTCATTTTTACTGATGGAACAAGTGAGATCTTTGATCGTATAATATATGCTATAGGTGGCTCTACTCCCGTTGATTTTTTACAAAAATGCGGTGTAAAGCTAGATGCTGATAAGGATCCAATCGTAGATGACGATTATGAAAGTAGTGTAAAGGGGCTTTATATAGGTGGTGATATAGTGCTGAAAAACGGGGGTTCTATAGTTTTGGCCTTAAATCACGCACATAAAGTAATACAAAGTATTAAGGATAAAGGCAATATCTAA
- a CDS encoding class II 3-deoxy-7-phosphoheptulonate synthase: MNWTRSSWRDLNILQQPVYPNLDELKSVENKLASLPPLVFAGEVRNLKKALKDVTEGRSFLLQGGDCAESFLNFNANNIRDMFKVMLQMAIVLTFAGRCPVVKVGRVAGQFAKPRSSDYEEVGGVKLPSYRGDIINGFEFNEAARVPDPKRMIEAYYQSASTMNLLRAFSRGGLADLHEVHRWNLGFIKKPELGKKYDELVEKLSQTLAFMEACGINSQNTQAINQTVVYTSHEALLLPYEEALTREDSLTGDWYDCSAHMLWIGERTRGVDDAHVHFLSGVHNPIGVKIGPNATSEDVIKLASKLNPNNEAGRLNVIVRMGADKIADKLPEILRGAKKEGLNILYSIDPMHGNTVKSSNNYKTREFHKILSEVKSFFEIHKAEGTYAGGVHLEMTGQDVTECVGGAFNITEKSLENRYETQCDPRLNADQALELAFLIADFVKKN; this comes from the coding sequence ATGAATTGGACTAGAAGCTCGTGGAGAGATTTAAATATCTTGCAGCAACCCGTTTATCCGAATTTAGATGAGTTAAAAAGCGTAGAAAATAAGCTTGCTTCGCTTCCGCCGCTTGTCTTTGCGGGCGAGGTAAGAAACCTTAAAAAAGCGCTAAAAGATGTAACCGAAGGCAGGTCGTTTCTGCTTCAGGGCGGAGACTGCGCGGAGAGCTTTTTAAATTTTAATGCAAACAATATAAGAGATATGTTTAAAGTCATGCTTCAAATGGCGATCGTTCTTACCTTTGCCGGGCGTTGTCCTGTGGTAAAAGTCGGGCGCGTAGCAGGGCAGTTTGCAAAACCAAGAAGCAGTGATTACGAAGAGGTTGGCGGTGTGAAACTGCCAAGTTATAGAGGCGACATCATAAACGGCTTTGAGTTTAACGAAGCTGCGCGCGTACCTGATCCAAAGAGGATGATAGAGGCTTATTATCAGTCAGCTTCCACGATGAACCTACTTCGTGCGTTTTCAAGGGGCGGACTTGCCGACTTGCATGAGGTGCATAGGTGGAATTTAGGTTTTATAAAAAAGCCTGAGCTTGGCAAAAAATATGATGAATTGGTTGAAAAGCTAAGCCAAACTCTTGCTTTCATGGAGGCTTGTGGGATAAATTCGCAAAATACGCAAGCTATAAATCAAACCGTGGTTTACACCTCTCACGAAGCGCTTTTGCTTCCTTATGAAGAGGCTTTAACGCGCGAAGATAGCCTTACCGGAGACTGGTATGACTGCTCGGCGCATATGCTTTGGATAGGCGAGAGAACGCGCGGAGTAGATGACGCGCACGTTCATTTCTTAAGCGGAGTTCATAACCCGATCGGAGTTAAGATAGGACCAAACGCAACCAGCGAAGACGTGATAAAACTAGCTAGCAAGCTAAATCCAAACAACGAAGCCGGAAGACTAAACGTCATCGTTAGAATGGGTGCCGATAAGATAGCAGATAAGCTTCCTGAAATTTTACGCGGAGCTAAAAAAGAAGGGCTTAATATCCTTTATAGTATCGATCCGATGCACGGAAACACCGTAAAATCATCAAACAACTATAAAACTCGCGAATTTCATAAAATTTTATCCGAGGTTAAGAGCTTTTTTGAAATTCATAAAGCGGAAGGAACTTACGCCGGTGGCGTGCATTTGGAGATGACGGGACAAGATGTGACCGAGTGTGTGGGCGGTGCGTTTAATATAACCGAAAAGAGTCTTGAAAATCGCTATGAAACACAGTGTGATCCAAGACTAAATGCCGATCAGGCGCTTGAGCTTGCCTTTTTGATAGCTGATTTTGTAAAGAAAAACTAA
- the rarD gene encoding EamA family transporter RarD: protein MKNYENETKAGIIYGLSAFILWGLFPIYFKQLHELGFAEIVAHRIIWSVLFLYILLKFSKKLSEAKRFFTNKKTAFLLFISGVLIALNWSIYIYAVSIDKIVDASLGYFINPLITMLLGVIILKEQISNTGKFAIFIVFIAISIQIYDVGGLPFISVVLPLSFAIYSLVRKRIKIPSLEGLFVETTMVMPIAIAALFFIAKSGQNHFDFSWFGLFITLCGPLTVIPLLLFNSAALRINLSTIGYMQYISPSLQLLIAVFAYNEPINTAKISSFVLIWIALGVVSIDGIYKKKKQI, encoded by the coding sequence ATGAAAAACTACGAAAACGAAACAAAAGCGGGCATAATATACGGTCTTAGCGCCTTTATACTTTGGGGGCTTTTTCCGATATATTTTAAGCAACTTCACGAGCTTGGATTTGCCGAGATAGTCGCTCACCGTATCATCTGGTCGGTGTTGTTTTTATATATCCTGCTTAAATTTAGTAAAAAGTTATCAGAGGCAAAGAGGTTTTTCACAAACAAAAAAACCGCGTTTTTACTCTTTATCAGCGGAGTTTTGATAGCTCTTAACTGGTCGATTTATATCTATGCCGTAAGTATAGATAAGATCGTGGATGCAAGCTTAGGATATTTCATAAATCCTCTCATAACCATGCTTCTTGGCGTGATAATCTTAAAAGAGCAAATTTCAAACACGGGCAAATTTGCTATCTTTATCGTATTTATCGCTATCTCTATCCAAATTTACGATGTAGGCGGGCTTCCGTTTATCTCGGTTGTGCTGCCGCTTTCGTTTGCTATCTATTCGCTTGTTAGAAAGCGTATCAAAATTCCATCTCTGGAAGGGCTTTTCGTAGAGACTACGATGGTTATGCCTATTGCAATCGCAGCGCTATTTTTCATAGCAAAGAGCGGGCAAAACCACTTTGACTTTTCGTGGTTTGGGCTTTTTATCACGCTTTGCGGACCGCTTACGGTGATACCGCTTTTACTTTTTAACTCAGCTGCTTTAAGGATAAATTTAAGCACGATTGGCTACATGCAGTATATCTCGCCTTCGCTTCAGCTTCTAATAGCTGTCTTTGCTTACAACGAACCGATAAACACAGCCAAGATAAGCTCATTTGTACTTATTTGGATAGCTCTTGGCGTGGTTAGTATCGACGGGATTTACAAAAAGAAAAAGCAAATTTAA
- a CDS encoding CPCC family cysteine-rich protein, whose translation MIRCPCCGYLTMKYINANDGFCVDICPVCHWQFDNLSNSRPNISIGPNSVSLNQAKENYKKIGAKEERLLQYVRPPTKEEFADKRIKCPCCGYLTIVDKEDKNLIQDVCPVCFWQYNTQAINNPSKIIEPNIVSLNEARQNYKEYKASSKLGSINAREPMDDELL comes from the coding sequence TTGATTAGATGTCCTTGCTGCGGATACTTAACTATGAAGTATATAAATGCAAATGACGGCTTTTGTGTAGATATATGTCCTGTTTGCCATTGGCAATTTGACAATCTTTCAAATTCTCGTCCAAATATATCAATAGGTCCAAATTCGGTATCATTAAATCAAGCTAAAGAAAATTATAAAAAGATAGGAGCGAAAGAAGAAAGACTCTTGCAATATGTTCGTCCTCCTACCAAAGAGGAATTTGCGGATAAACGGATAAAATGTCCTTGCTGCGGATATCTAACTATAGTAGATAAAGAGGATAAGAATTTAATACAAGATGTTTGTCCTGTTTGCTTTTGGCAATATAATACGCAAGCTATAAATAACCCGAGTAAAATAATAGAGCCAAATATAGTATCTTTAAATGAGGCTAGACAAAACTATAAAGAGTATAAAGCTTCAAGCAAGCTAGGCTCTATAAATGCAAGAGAGCCTATGGATGATGAGTTGCTTTAA
- a CDS encoding GNAT family N-acetyltransferase has translation MLTLYIPKLQDLWFREKMLSDEKTMEYNHSWGGVISFPSHKWSRWYNEWIANEDDRYFYRYIQKENEFIGEVAYRFDDKRSIYVANVIIYSPYRGKGYGKIALALLCEKAKDNGIKEIYDYMAVDNSAIKLFISCGFKEEYKTAEYVMLKKILVD, from the coding sequence ATGCTAACCCTATACATTCCAAAACTCCAAGATCTATGGTTTAGAGAAAAGATGTTAAGCGATGAAAAGACAATGGAGTATAATCATTCGTGGGGCGGCGTAATTTCCTTTCCTAGCCATAAATGGAGCCGATGGTATAATGAGTGGATAGCAAATGAAGACGATAGATATTTTTACAGATATATACAAAAAGAGAATGAATTTATAGGCGAAGTCGCTTATCGCTTTGACGATAAAAGAAGTATATACGTTGCAAACGTTATTATATATTCACCTTATCGCGGCAAAGGATACGGAAAGATTGCACTAGCCTTATTGTGCGAAAAAGCAAAAGATAACGGGATTAAAGAGATATATGACTATATGGCGGTTGATAATTCGGCAATAAAACTATTTATAAGTTGCGGCTTTAAAGAAGAATACAAAACGGCTGAATATGTGATGTTAAAAAAGATATTGGTTGATTAG
- a CDS encoding aspartate carbamoyltransferase catalytic subunit has translation MSYTKKDLITTSNLTKDEIFHFLNLAKEFKTLNNSDVKKAKSLYGKTTVNAFFENSTRTRTSFEIAAKRLGADAINFSSSQSSTKKGETLIDTINNIVAMKTDIVVVRHYSSGAAKFVAANTDAHVVNAGDGLNEHPSQALLDLFTILEHRGNLENLTVAIIGDIFHSRVARSNIYAMQTLGIKVKLFGPPMMLTGMEAFGCRICKSMQEALEDTDVIIMLRIQLERQDDEVAFPSVREYSNFFGLTRAKMKFAKDNVMILHPGPINRGVEINSDVADDPRYTHILNQVENGVAVRMAILHTLISNKQG, from the coding sequence ATGAGCTACACCAAAAAAGACCTCATAACAACTTCAAATTTAACCAAAGATGAGATTTTCCACTTCTTAAATTTAGCCAAAGAGTTTAAAACTCTAAACAATTCAGACGTGAAAAAAGCAAAATCTCTTTACGGTAAAACGACGGTAAATGCGTTTTTTGAAAACTCAACGCGTACAAGAACCAGTTTTGAAATCGCAGCCAAACGCCTTGGAGCGGACGCCATAAATTTTAGCTCCTCTCAAAGCAGTACAAAAAAGGGCGAAACTCTAATTGACACTATAAACAACATAGTCGCCATGAAAACCGATATCGTGGTAGTTAGGCACTATAGCTCAGGCGCTGCGAAATTTGTAGCAGCAAACACCGATGCTCACGTGGTAAACGCAGGAGATGGACTAAACGAACATCCAAGCCAAGCATTGCTTGATCTTTTTACCATACTTGAACACAGAGGAAATTTAGAAAATTTAACCGTAGCCATAATCGGAGATATATTTCACAGCCGCGTCGCTCGCTCAAACATCTACGCCATGCAAACTCTTGGTATCAAGGTTAAGCTGTTTGGACCGCCTATGATGCTAACTGGCATGGAGGCTTTTGGTTGCAGGATTTGCAAAAGCATGCAAGAAGCCCTTGAAGATACCGACGTAATCATCATGCTTAGGATCCAACTTGAGCGCCAAGATGACGAGGTTGCATTCCCGTCCGTGCGCGAATACTCAAATTTCTTTGGACTTACCAGAGCCAAGATGAAATTTGCCAAAGATAATGTGATGATACTTCACCCGGGTCCCATAAACCGCGGAGTAGAGATAAACTCCGACGTTGCTGACGATCCGCGCTACACTCACATACTAAATCAAGTCGAAAATGGAGTTGCCGTAAGAATGGCGATCCTTCACACTCTAATCTCAAACAAACAAGGCTAA
- a CDS encoding dihydroorotase: MTTLIKNATIINFNETKKANILIEGETIADITTDEPKADIIIDASGKLVMPGLIDMHVHFRDPGLEYKDDINSGSESAVAGGVTTCLPMANTNPINDNAVITRDMIAKAKARGLIDLLPIGAITKSMGGNKVVEMGDMINAGAVAFSDDGLPVASSDVMRYALEYSKHFGSFVINHSQDCSLCRGGHMNEGRVSAILGIKGMPREQEEIMVSRDLLLAKLTGGHIHIAHVSSEWSLKLIKQARDEGINVTCEVTPHHFTYTEDELMNYDTNFKMSPPLRTKSDVTAVREAIANGLVDVIVTDHAPHHDDEKFIEFDKAPFGILGLQTLIPLTLNLVRDGLISYEKMVELTSTNAAKMLNLKNKGVIAKGMLADLVIVDPDMEYVYDKNLNKSKSSNSPLIGKTLKGAAVKTIKSGKVVFDFPNVVA; this comes from the coding sequence ATGACAACGCTTATAAAAAACGCAACCATAATAAATTTTAACGAAACAAAAAAAGCAAATATCCTAATAGAAGGCGAAACGATCGCCGATATCACAACCGATGAACCAAAAGCAGACATCATCATAGACGCAAGCGGCAAGCTTGTAATGCCGGGACTCATCGACATGCACGTGCATTTTCGCGACCCGGGTCTTGAGTATAAAGACGATATAAACTCAGGTAGCGAAAGCGCGGTTGCAGGAGGTGTCACAACCTGCCTTCCTATGGCAAATACAAACCCTATCAACGATAACGCCGTGATCACTCGCGATATGATCGCTAAAGCAAAGGCAAGAGGGCTTATCGACCTGCTTCCCATAGGCGCCATCACAAAGAGCATGGGCGGAAACAAAGTCGTAGAAATGGGCGATATGATAAACGCAGGCGCAGTTGCCTTTAGCGATGACGGCTTACCCGTAGCAAGCAGCGACGTGATGAGATATGCTCTTGAATACTCCAAGCACTTTGGCTCATTTGTGATAAACCACTCGCAAGACTGCTCGCTATGCCGCGGCGGACATATGAACGAGGGGCGAGTCTCGGCGATTTTGGGCATAAAAGGCATGCCAAGAGAGCAAGAGGAGATCATGGTATCGCGCGACTTACTTCTTGCAAAGCTAACAGGCGGACACATCCACATAGCTCACGTCAGCTCGGAGTGGTCGCTAAAGCTAATAAAACAAGCTCGCGATGAGGGTATAAACGTCACTTGCGAAGTTACGCCGCACCACTTTACATACACCGAAGATGAGCTTATGAACTACGATACAAATTTCAAGATGTCTCCACCGCTTCGAACCAAAAGCGATGTAACAGCCGTAAGAGAAGCCATCGCAAACGGGCTAGTGGACGTAATCGTAACCGATCATGCCCCGCACCATGACGATGAGAAATTTATAGAATTTGACAAGGCTCCGTTTGGAATTTTAGGGCTTCAGACTTTGATACCGCTAACATTAAATTTAGTAAGAGACGGGCTTATAAGCTATGAAAAAATGGTTGAGCTAACCTCTACAAACGCAGCTAAAATGCTAAATTTAAAAAACAAAGGTGTGATAGCCAAAGGAATGCTTGCCGATCTTGTCATAGTAGATCCCGACATGGAGTATGTCTACGATAAAAATTTAAACAAATCTAAATCAAGTAACTCTCCGCTCATAGGCAAAACCCTCAAAGGTGCTGCCGTAAAAACGATAAAAAGCGGAAAAGTGGTGTTTGATTTCCCTAATGTAGTGGCGTGA
- a CDS encoding amidohydrolase, translating to MDHIQTKVENLKEEMIANRRFFHSHPETGWFTFFTTAKIASIMKGYGYTLKMGREVVKPEARQGLGTKEAMQKYLERAKSLLSKEEQEFLPVMEDGLTGLVAEIDTGRAGLTTAFRFDIDGVDVTESREASHRASKDGFRADIDGIMHACGHDGHITIGLALARIISENLDDFNGKFRFIFQTAEEGTRGAVGMEPTGILEGIDYLLGGHIGFQAKKSGGIICGTNKLLATSKFDVNFKGRSAHAAGAPQEGANALLAAAEAALAMHAITRHADGVTRINVGVLRAGEGRNVIAPNGYIACETRGETTELNEFMYQRCMDIINGVSIMHGVEYDVKLTGGTSGGDSSKEVAELYEKAALESPYIKNELIVKELDFGACEDFAHFMQAVQKAGGKSGYLMIGTDLAAGHHNCCFDFDESALLAGVDVFLRSVYMLNGK from the coding sequence ATGGATCATATTCAAACTAAAGTCGAAAATTTAAAAGAAGAGATGATCGCAAATAGGCGATTTTTCCACTCTCATCCTGAAACCGGTTGGTTTACGTTTTTTACTACCGCAAAGATCGCTTCTATAATGAAAGGCTACGGATACACCTTAAAAATGGGTCGCGAGGTTGTAAAACCTGAAGCCAGACAAGGGCTTGGCACAAAAGAGGCTATGCAAAAGTATCTAGAAAGAGCAAAAAGCTTGCTAAGCAAAGAGGAGCAAGAGTTTTTGCCTGTGATGGAAGATGGTTTAACCGGGCTTGTGGCTGAGATAGATACCGGAAGAGCAGGTCTTACTACTGCGTTTAGATTTGACATAGACGGCGTGGATGTTACCGAGAGTAGAGAGGCTTCACATAGAGCTAGTAAAGATGGCTTTAGAGCCGATATAGACGGCATTATGCACGCTTGTGGGCATGACGGACATATCACGATAGGGCTTGCGCTTGCTAGGATCATAAGCGAAAATTTAGATGACTTTAACGGCAAATTTAGATTTATCTTTCAAACCGCAGAAGAGGGCACAAGAGGCGCTGTCGGAATGGAGCCAACAGGCATACTTGAAGGGATTGATTATCTGCTTGGCGGGCATATCGGCTTTCAGGCAAAAAAGAGCGGCGGCATAATTTGCGGCACAAACAAACTTCTTGCTACATCAAAATTTGACGTAAATTTTAAAGGTAGATCAGCACACGCAGCAGGCGCACCGCAAGAGGGAGCAAATGCACTTTTAGCAGCTGCCGAAGCGGCTTTAGCGATGCATGCGATCACTAGACACGCGGACGGAGTAACTCGCATAAACGTTGGTGTTTTAAGGGCTGGTGAGGGCAGAAACGTAATCGCACCAAACGGCTACATAGCCTGCGAAACTCGCGGCGAGACAACCGAGCTAAATGAGTTTATGTATCAAAGATGTATGGATATCATAAATGGCGTTAGTATCATGCACGGCGTTGAGTATGACGTGAAGCTAACAGGCGGCACAAGCGGCGGAGATAGCAGTAAGGAAGTAGCCGAACTTTATGAAAAGGCTGCGCTAGAGTCGCCGTATATCAAAAATGAGCTTATCGTGAAGGAACTTGACTTCGGAGCTTGTGAGGACTTCGCGCATTTCATGCAAGCGGTGCAAAAAGCAGGCGGCAAGAGCGGCTATCTAATGATAGGAACCGACCTTGCCGCAGGACATCATAACTGCTGCTTTGATTTTGATGAAAGTGCCTTGCTAGCAGGCGTGGATGTATTTTTACGCTCGGTTTATATGCTTAACGGCAAATGA